TTAGAACCCTGCTGCTGTTGTGCATGGGACCTGGTGCAATAATTTCGTGGCTAAAGGGCAGAGATATGAAGCCAGAGAGTGTCAGCTCTGAAAGTTAGATGAGGACAAAGAGTCCCAGTGTGCTGAGTACTCACAGAGGTTTGTAGATAGAAGCAACAGAAGGAGtttctggaaatttttttgGAATGTAAAACACACGTTGAGTAGAGGTCTGTGAGGGAGCTAAGCATAACAGCAGTGAGCATTTGGGATTTTTCATGAAATTACCAGCTGAGGAGCCAGTAGAAGCACCCTCATAATTTAGAGACCAATATTAGTATTTAAAGTAGTATGTTGTTCATTCTGAGTTCTATCACAGCCCCCactcctttcttcttttattgTAAATTTTCTCCTACATGAATGATGTCTTTGAATATCTGGTACCCTCACGAAAGAATTTACCAGGAGGAAAGTGGTAGTCTTGAGCAGTTCAGTCTCTAGAGACTCCCTGAGTTGCCCCTACCTGAAAAGCCTTGTTCTGGGGATGTCCTGTGGCTGCAGTGCTTTGCCTGACTTGTCGGAGAACCAGGGAGTTTTACCCTTTGGGTATAAATCACAGTGCTGCTGAGGCAGCCATGGGTCACAGGGAGCCAAGACCCCAAAATGAAAAGTTGCAACCAGAAAGCATCAAGAGACTGTCTGCAAGGCTACTGCCATATGTCCACAGTGGTTATTTGTTGCTTTGGCTCAAACACCAGCAAAATCCAGACTTTTACCTGCTCCCTCACCTGGGGTCCTCCTGCTCATCCAGCTCTGCCTCactccccagcagctgagcttgCTTGGAACCTCTCAGGAATCACCAGCCACGTTTCCCCAGAGCTACctgttcagaaaacaaaagtcTTTATTCAGACAGATGAATAAAACCAGTTATGTGGGAAAACTGGGGCTGTGACCCAGGCTGAGAGTTGTGCCCATGCCTGTGGCTGGCACAGCAAGTCTGAGCTAATTATCCACAAGGCTTTCATCTTtgttctcctctttcctctgagtttctttttctttttcttttttttttttttttttttttttttcccctgtagtCTTTTAATTGTCCCCTTGTCCTTTTGCTTATTTTCAATAGCTTTTATTATTATAGCACTgtcttccttctcccctttttcaCCAGAGAACATCTCAgtttctctcctctctgtgtCGTGCACATAGACACACATGGAATTCCCAAATATATTTAAGTATAACGTTTGCTAGCCCTGAAGCAGCCCTACATGTTGTCACAGGAAAGGATGGtaaaaatcccaaatcccagcAAACCAATTACTGCTCACATGAGATGACTGGATCCAGTTTTATAATGGATTTAAAGCAATACAACTGTGGACTCCTGCCAAAAGGGCTGGTCCCATCTTTTCTCCCACTCCCTGTTTCCTGCCTAGGGTTGTCAGATTGTGACCTGGCTGAAGTTTAGTGttgtttctctggttttgttggATTCATATTGAGCTGGTCATGTTCTGAGCCTCCGTGTTCCTTAGTGCCAGGACAAGAAAGGTGCCAGGGAAGCAGAGTCAGCAGGATCCCTTTGGGTGCCAGTGTGGTCCTCAGTGAGACTCACCAACCATTAAACATATTTTCTGCCAGCAGGTATATTATAGAGTGATaaaatattatgtatttatttaaaatatttatttacagtgggggaaaaaatatttgtaagaaCTTTGGACAGGACTAATTCTTTGCCAGCAAAAAGTGCAATCCTGTTGCCTTACAAATGACAGCCAGACAAGCTGATTAGATAGAAGTACTTTCAAAGAATCTGTCTGATAAGTGCTTGGCAAAAAACTTGCttaatccaaacaaaaaaaaaaaataggactGTTGCTCTGGCCCTGATGTACAAATCATCTCTTCCAGGTTTTTGGATTCTTGGAAAGAGTGGCTTattacagggggaaaaaaaaaaaaaaaaggcatgaaagCATGTGATAACCTGCAGATGGGCACAGTGCTCTGCAGTTAAAGAACAGGGCAAACCACATCTTAGTAAACAACATTAACtagccttgaaaaaaaaaaaacatttctggttCCAGGGAACATGTGGCAATCTGTCTGCAAAGAGCGTGGACTGAAATGGGAGAAAACTAAAATGGGACATCTACTGCAGCACAGTCAGGCTGAAAAAATTTGCAAAATCATTGTTTTCTCTGGCAGTATTTCTAAAGTTGATTCCCAGTGGTTACCTACCCCAGGAGCCTCCgtggggaagagggaagatgaGATCTTTGGGTGGTTACATCAGTGGCAGCCCAGCAATTTTCCATGAAATTATTAATAGATCTATTGCTTTTTAGATTTCAAAGTGAATTTTCCTATGGGAATTTGTAAGTAACAGTGGGAAAAAAGCATGGTCTGAAATTCAGAGATATAAACAGCCTCCTGAATTCAGCATTTCTTCCCGCTGGGCAgatattttgtgtttcttctccCAGAGAAAGGCCTTgcagtaaaaagaaattatattccATCCAAAAAGCAGTGAACGTTTTGTAATTTGGATTCCTACCAAACTCTCTCAGCAGGGTGACATTACCACAAGCTAAAGCAAGAAAAGACagtaatttttgtaaattcttGTTGGGAAGTGGATTCCTCTCCCCGTTCACATAGCAGCCCATTGTATTTGGCATaggttttgggggggaaaaaaatcaaatcttccCTGTTCCTGCAGCAATCTGCAGTAAAAGTTGTGCAGGGCCTTTTCTATACAGCATCTGACTGAAAGCCagaatttcctattttttacATTCAAAGTAATGATTAAAAAGTTACATGGGGCTAAGGAGACAGAGTTTCTTTGGCATGGGTGCTGCTGAATGCTTCCAAATTTTCTTGTCTTCTGGAGGTGTGTGTTTGCCTCTCTTTAGCCCTTTCCTTGCCCTGAGCAGGGAAACTGAAACCTGGCACTGCAAGTGGCTGTGAAAACCATGCTGCAGAAATCTGGTAAAGAAACCCAAGGCAAGACAATGAACCAGGTGTCCTTGTGAAGAGATAACATAAACCAGAAAGGGAAGGTGAAACTCTTCTTTGCAAATTCATGTCTGTCACAAGGAACGAGACTTggcttcctctccccttttgtCTAGGGACCTGGGTGACCACACTCTTCTCAGCTGTCAGCATCTTTTAGGTCATCCTGGGAGGTTTGCACTGCATTTGCATTACTGGCAGAACTAAATCAGCAAAGTGGCCATGTGGAGACAAGCCCCATGCCTTCCAATGCCTTTTATTCCAAGAATCTGTTACCTATATGTAAAATGTGACAGCTGGCAGTTTTCCTTATGGTAGCAGTGGTCCTAGAGGTGAACATCAggtataaattaattttacctCCCAACTTCATTGCCTTGCCTGAAAATGTTGTACAAAGGGCTTAGCTGATTATACTATTTCTAGCTTTTATCACTAGGATAAACTTCACAAAAGTGGAAAGACCCTTATGGCCAGCCTGGATCTCATCCAGAATCCCTACAGTCCTTTGGCTCACCCTTTGCCACTGCTTTTCCACCACTTAGGGAATGGGGACAAGTGTGCATGACAACCTGCAGGTCCTACCTGGAGAGAAGGTCTGGTGCAGTGCCTTGGATCCTGGTGCTGTTTGCTGAGACAAACAGGTTTTTATCTATTCAGGGCAAAGGTTAATAAACAAACacgaaaaaataaaaatcatgaaTAGCCAGGGGCCATTAAATCTCTCTCCTTCTACCCCAGGGGGACAGAAAGAtcagattttcattttcctaGTGTTTTAAACACCgccataaaaaaagaaacacacttAAGTCTTtgggttggggaaaaaaaaaaaatcactaaccTGTCATGGTTCTTGGGTAGCATTTCAGATCCTTCCCAGTTCAGCAGGTAAATACAGAGCAAGCCAATAAACAAGCAGTATATTCCTTTGAGAACATTCCTGTTTGCAGTCCTTGAGAACTTTCTTAATTTGGAAGTGGAAAGACTGATGCTTTGGGGTAGAACAAGAGAAAGACTTTGGGTTTTTGATATTACTACAGAAATTTTGCCTGTGTGGTATTGCCCTCTGCTGGCACTGGTCTGAGAAGTTTCTCAAGTCTCATAGTGGAGATTGCTGGTGaagttcctctgcttttccaggaaTCTTTCAGAGGCAGGGATCTGAGTGCTCCTTTACAGCTGTCTTGATCACCATAGTGCTCATGAGTCGATATATTTTGACACCAGAGAACCTTCTATGGACAGGGTTTTGTTTGAACGTGGCTGTAAAGGCTTTGTTAATCACCATTTTTCCAGTGAATCTCCTAAGAATgcaccttctttttttcatagtaCCTGTCCTTTGAAGACAGTTGCATTAAAGAACAATGCAGTATCAAATGATGTGACATAACAGAAATCtaatcttttttattctttttttttttctagtgtcaTCTGATTCACTACCTGCGACTCAGCCATCACTTGATAGTTCTGAATTACATCATTTGCACCTTTGACAAGCTGAAGTCTGTCTCCTCTGAAGACATTAAAATCACAGATGCTGTTTTTGATGGTGTAGAAGTCCGGGTGTTTGAACCTCCtgcaaagcaagaggaaaagctgaaacGCAGCGTTGTTTACATCCATGGAGGTGGCTGGGCCTTGGCAAGTGCAAGTATGTGTCTGCCAGGAACTAAGGAGGATTCTGGTCTGGGTTTTTCCTAGCAGGAAAGGctaaaaactgcttttcctgCCAGGGAGGACAGTTTTGTTAAGATGCACCTGAATTCAGTAGTGTCTGTCTCTGGTAGATCAGCTCTAAggtcagaggaggaaaaaaaatatcatgaacacagaggaaaaatgcaTATCTTATCTGCACGGGAGCTGCAAAAGGACAAAGAGGTGAATTTTTTTACATCCTGAGATATATTAAACAATATCTTATCGTTTAAATTCCTGGAACTCTGGATGGGCTGTTTGGGCCAGTCCCCCATTTTCTGTGCTCATGTGCAAACATCTGTCCTTGGTGAGCAGGATCCAGTGACCACATGTAAGAGTTTTGACATAATTTTCATGCAATAATTAGTAGAAGAGTGGGCTGAACAACACTGCATGTATCAGCAATTGCTGTTTAAATGCACATACTTGGAAAACATGCTGCTGATCACAGAAAACAGACAGCAAGATAAAGGAGATGGGTAGAGGTGGGTTCCCATGCCATGGTCTGACTTGCTCCCTTAGGACACCACCAGCAGAAATTAccttgaaaattaatgttttctacTCCAGCTAACTTGAAAACCTCAAACATGCCCAGAGAAAGTAAGGCAGAGAGCTGTAAGACAATGGTAAGTTGATCCTGACACATTGtacaggaggagaaaagccTTAGGAGGAAAAAGTCCCCTGTAGTTCTTCTCATAGCTGGTCTGAGATCCAGATCTGATAGGaatctttcctccttttccttccccattgGTCCAGTGACATCTTGAAGTCTGTGCAGCCCTGATACCTTCCATGGCTTCATCTatagaaaaagaacattaatggggttttccaaaacaaaaattgtatTGGAAATCCTTGTCTCTTTGTCCTACGCTGGTTTTAAAccttttgctcttttaaaattGTGGAATTGTGCTTTGAGGAGGTTTTCCTTAGGCCTCCCTAAGGGATGTTTGTTAGCCTCCTTCCCACCTCATTTGTTCTGTAACAGTTTGCATATGACTCTTGTGcaaaaaatttatattaaattacTGTGCTCTGTTTGGATGACTGTAACTCAGTTATGTCAGATGTTACCTTCAAGCCCAAGATGCAGAAATTAATAGCACAGATGTTGCaactaaatattaaattttaagaCTGGATAATTTAGAAAACACTTAGTGTTTTAGTAGATTTTACAGTACCAGGAACCAACAATTGAGTaactggaaaggaagaaaattaaagcaatacTCAGTCCACTGCTAAATAGGATAGCTGTGATTAATCCTGCCTTAAATGAGTAGCTCAATTGACATTAATAGGGCAGCTCATTTGAATCAAAGCAATGGAGGttataataaaattaacagcaagcaCTGAGTCATACAGTGAGAATTGTCTCTGGATGCTAATGCCCCCAGGCCACTGGGTACCTTAAATTTTGCCCAACCAAAAGACTTGTGATAGGTGGATGAAATGACATACCCCAAATCACCAAGAAACAGATGAGAAAGAAAGCATTAGACTGCAGAACTTCTCCAGGCATGAATTATGTTCCTTCTGCTCCAGTATGTATTTGGCACTTAGTCTATTGCAAGCTGATGTCATTTACTTTGCCTGTATTTGTGTGATGTCTCTCTACTTTCCCAGAAGGCTTAAATATGGCTTTGTGACTCTTTGACTTAAATGGACTCTTATGTCTGTAACACCATGTCCTCTTGTTCCAGGAACCAGCCTGTATAACAATCTCTGCAGAATCATGGCAGAATCTCTCAATGCTGTTGTCATCTCAGTTGAGTGAGTAATCTAAAACTGATCACGTAGTTTTAAGGTGTTAGAAATACgtaacagttttttttttagcttttcccTTGTCACTGCCTTGTGTGTGAGGCTTTAACTTGGACAATAATTCTCTTACTGGTCTGATATTTTTACCCTTTTAAACCTACAAGAAATTGGCATTgtataaaacatttatttgggTTCCTAATAATTATAGAGGCAGATAAATAGGCAGAAATGTGGGGAAAGAGAGTAGCTCTTGACTGAGTTGGACAAATACTAAAATTTAAATCTTAGTGCATCTTCCAGTTGTATTTACATGTAAGGAGTGCAGGTAAAACCTGAGATCACTCAAGTGCCAAGTTATGATTCTGCAAGTACTCGTGAACTtttaaaacaaccaaacaaaaccatcagTCATATTTGGACACATTTTATACTTGTAGGAAGGTTGAACCACATCTCTACACCTCCTGTGTAGCAAGAGGGACATTTCCCATCCTCAATGGCCACCCTCAGTGCTGCaacatacatttatatatataatattaaaatatatttattaaaccCCCTGAAGTCTGTCTGTAAACCACAGTTTGTAAGGTTCTGCAACATAAAAACTACCAAATCATTTTATCCCTGCTCATTAACCAGAATATAGGGTGGTACCTGGCAGTTTCCTGCTGCACTCTCACTCTCCCACCGTTCCAGTCATCTCTTTTAAGCCTTGTACTCTACTCAAGAGCAGAGGGACTGCTGGGGTGCCAGACAACAGAGAAGCAGGGCTGCTTTTCTAACTCACTGAACATTTCCAAGGTAAACAAACCTCTCAACTAGCTAACTACATTACCTGGATGACTCGAACTTGATTGGTACGTTTCCCATCCTTATTGTCAACTccaatattttcctttgcacACCCAAACACTCCATGTAACCACTCCAGTTCTCCACCTGCAGTTGATTGCATACCAAGCCCTGGCATCTAATTGCAATTTCATTACTGTTACTCATTCAGTACTGGCAGCACACTTTGAAGggtcactttttttcttcttcttcttcttttttctttgttagtagaaataatgagaaacataaaagcagcatttggTTATTCCACATGAGCAGAGATCACAGTATTAAAAAGTTGCTTATTCCATTCTGATTTATGGCAGTATAATTCTGCCTGTTTCTCTGAGTTATTGCTTTATCTCTTCTCCTTAGCCATTATATCTTTCAGTCGAGGCATTTGTACTCAATTAGTGAAGACTAATTAGATTTCTCATTGGTTTAATTGCATGTCTCACTTTCATGATATATGCACAGTCTGTTACCCAGTTTTGCAAGGAGTTCCCAAAGGACTCTCTCATATTCCTTGGCAGGTGATGCAATCTATGGCTTGCTCTCTGAAAGCAGGTCAGATTTGGAGTTTTGAAACCTTTATCATGTAACCtaagtttaaaatttattctgcatcagaaacttttctctttttttagcTTAGATTCTGAAGGAAATGTTTTGAATCAGAAAACTGGATTGTGTTTTGCTTAATTTGCTTGTCTCTGCTGAAAAGATGTAAAATCTGTTGATAGAAAAGCTACAAACAGAAGGCATGCTGTGTACCATAAGGCCTAGTATCAACTCCTAGATTACAAGAGATTCAGTAAATATGAACAGATTTCTCCTGCACTGGAATttagaaactgagaaaaactTGTGAGTGGGACTCAGCTGCTGATGGTTCCTGGGCagactgttttttctctgcactTCAGGCTTTCCACCTGCATGATGGGTGTATCCCTGCTCCACTGCTCTGTGAAGGAGAGGAATTTACAGAATCTGTGGCATCAAAACAAATTTGTATTAGTTTACCTCTTGGCTGTTGTTCATTTCATGGCACAGGGTTCATTCTCTCCTGAGCAGAAGTGAAAATTCAGGACTCAAAAGTGCTCATATGTTTGCCTCAGCAGAATCTGTTGGATGTCTTCTCCCTCATACTGGTGGAGATCTGAATCCAAACCAGGCTGGTTTTAATGATTCCCTTGCAAAGGGTGTTTTAAACGTTCATTAATTATCATTACGTTTGATGAAATCCTCCATTTGGAAATCCTAGCAAAGGGCTGTGCAATTTTATGCTGTCTTGGTGTTATTCATACCTAGTAGGTTGGTATTAATCGTTCAGCATTAGATCATTAATTATAAGTTTAAGTCTTACATAAGTATTACCCACTGCAAAGTTTTACCATAATATTTATCCTCATGAAATTCTTCCTTGCAGAATTCCTGATATCACTTATTAACCTTGAAAGAGAGGTTAAGAGCAggagtaattttctttcatctcttttctttgtagATACAGGCTGGTACCAGAAGTGTGGTTCCCTGAGCAGTTCCATGATGCTCTTCGTGCTACTAAGCATTTTTTGCAGCCTGATGTCTTAGCTGAGTATTCAGTCGACCCAAACAGAATTGCAATTTCTGGAGATAGTGCAGGAGGAAatttggcagctgctgtgtgtCAGCAGGTAACATCCAGTGTCTTCTTGGTGTTCAGTGGTGCATGGAGGTTGACAGATTCTTTGGGCTGTGTCATCACCAGGTGATGTGCCAAGCCTAAAGACAGAATGGTGAAAAGTCAGTATCCAGTCacattacagaagaaaaatgagtcAATTGCAATATGAATCACAGAGCTTGCAGTAGTTAGGAGTTCTTATGGGCCAGATTTTAAGAGCAAGTAgctaaatgtctttttttacatcttttgcTGGTGAATCCTTTATTTGTCTAAGTAGATAACTTTGTACATGCATGAGTTACCAAATTAGCTTCCTGTTTTTAGATGTTTGTCTCtgaaaaaatgtggtttttttccttcaaatgcaaataacaaaaagtACAATAAATGAAGCTTGATTCTTCTGTTAAGTTGTCTTTCTGTAGCATTTCACAATTTTAAGGAAATGTCTTTTGTGTATCTGCAGTGTAAGTATAACCTAAATTTAACCTAGTAGAGATTTTAAAGACAGCCTGAGGCAAGTAGTAATGTTTTTGATGGTTGAGTgaaatattattattgttattatttttattactattattactattactaatATTactattttggcttttttgtatTGCCATAACCACTTGTGATAAGAATGCAGATAACCATGTCCAGGCAACTAATAACCAGGACAAACTTGCAGCATTGAATCAGggtgaaaaaattaaagaagggACAATCACACTAAGACTTTCAGTATTGAGGACTGATAAACACAATAGTACCATGTTTTGAAAGCAGCATTCCattaaaaattccattaaaaactgttaaaatCAAGAACTCTTGATTCAGGAAGTTCTTCAGGTTCAGACTGTTAAACCAGGAACTGCATTAGGGAAAAGCCACTGTacactttttgtctttttacaCCCTTCAGTAAACTTCTGCCACTGATTTCTGTTGGAGACAGGATACTGGGTCTGCCCTAGTGGCCATCCTtgcatgagaagaaaaaagatttggCTGCTAAGAGTTCAGACAAAAGAGCAACATTATATGCATAAGGATTTATTTAGGCAGAATTTAGCCTAAAAATTGTCAAGCGAATGGATGCTTATATGAAGTTAAAGGCTGATGCtgcaatgtttattttttttatagtgccaattattaattttatcatCCCaattctctcctctccccacagcttAGCAAAGATGAGAATCTGACCGTCAGACCCAAACTGCAGGCCTTAATTTATCCAGTCCTTCAGGCATTTGACTTCAATACACCCTCTTACCAGCAGAACATGAACATGCCTGTTCTTCCTCGTTACGTCATGATCAACTACTGGATAGATTATTTAAATGGGAATTATGATTTAGCTCACTCCCTGCTCATCAACAACCACACCGCCCTCGACGTCAGCCAAGCCGTGGCTTTCCGGGGACGTCTCAACTGGACCACTCTGCTGCCTTCATCCTTCAAAAAAAACTACAAGCCCGTCATACAGACCACAGGCAAGGCTGAAATCATCCAGGAGATCCCAGCACTGCTTGATGTACGAGCAGTCCCCCTCCTTGCAGACACTGAAAccttgcagctgcagcccaAGTCCTACATCCTCACCTGCGAGAACGACGTCCTGCGAGACGACGGCGTGATGTACGCCAAACGCCTGGAGAAGGCCGGGGTGGAGGTGACTCTGGATCACTTTGATGACTGCTTTCATGGCTGTATGATCTTCACCATTTGGCCTACTGATTTCTCAGCAGGCGTTCAGACCCGAAACAGCTATATAAGGTGGCTGGATGAAAACCTCTGAAGAGAGAGCCCCCCTCCAAAAGACGCAAGGCGCCCGGCTCCGGTGTCTCTTCTTGCAAAGAATGATAAAGTGCACTTTTCCCAAAATCTGACTTGATCcattctgctgcagctgttggGGGTACACACCACTAACTACAGCATTCACTAGCTCGATTGGCATCACCCAGCAAAGTGTTTTGAGAAAGGCTTCTTCAAATTTTGATGTGGCCTTGCCCAGCGAAGTCCTTTTAGAAATCcaattttgatgttttttcagCTTATTTCAGGTGACTGTTGCCAATATTGAGCAGGGAGATGAGCATTCCTGTAGCATTCATAACTGGCTGCAAGTTCCAAGTTTCGACTCTTAACTAGGCAAAAAGGCCTCAATTTTCAAATGATGTGAGATAAAGCCAAGCCACCCACATGTACATCTGAATATGTAAAAATGGGAGCTAGTTTTATAACAGTGTTGAGCATCTGATGTCAAAGAAAGTGGAAGCACTCCCCTTTGACAGCAAAGCCATCTATTTGAATGTCATGCATGGATTTAGGTGTTGGCTTTAGGCACATAGATAATTGGctcctttaatttattttttttaaataaaaaaaaaaaaacctcttccagACACTTAGGATGATGCTAGGCAAGTCTCTTAGCCAAACATGTACTCAGCTTTGGAATTTGGTCTCTATGgccttttatttatattgtatAGAAGCACAGGACTAAATCTATTTTCAATAAAGAATATTATAGCATACATACAAATATGTGggataaaaatattctgtgtagCAGCAGAATCCAGGTTGCTTATATAAGTGAGCTCCAAAGCTGTCTGCTTACTTGGCTAAAGGATGTGGCTTCATCTGTATTTAAAGCCTGAGTTGTATGAACTCCGTACAGAAAACACTGAGCTTactaaaaaataatctgctgtgtgttttgcactaatttttgtaattaagagtagaattttttgttgttcattgacttttcttttgtgcttgTAGTGTTTACTTGGTTTCGTGCTTCCTGGAAGGAGGGgagcaagcaaagcaaacagaagggaGCTCTAATCTATACAGAAGATTTAAATCTGAGCTTTGCAGCTAAGCTTTGTCTGTCTTGTAGACTGACCCAAAATGCTAGGTAAGATGATCTCGTTATTGTGGAACAAATCTTTACAGTTTAAGCCAGTCTGTAAATCCAGACAagcaggacagggaagggaaaaccaCTTGGGACAGTTTATATTGTCCAGAGTGCTTACGGCTTGCAGAAATCAAGGTTGTGTCAAAAGCCCAGTGTTTCTAGGCAAAGTGGAAAGAACAAGTGCCCTGTGACTAAACTAGTGGATTAAATTCATCCTCAGCTTTATCACAGACCTCCTGTGGGACCCTAGAGGAACTTAATCTCCTTatgctactttttctttttttttccttctgctagAGAGGGTGTAGTAATTGCCTAcctcccagaggagctgtgaagCTGAACTCAGAGGTGTTGGTGAAGCACAGGGATGTGACAGTGACTGGTAGGCACTGAATACctcctgttgcttttttccatccttctctAACATCTGTCTCAGAGcaggctgggcagtgctgtGAGGATGCAGTGAGCTCACCTCTGTCCTGCCTCCTGTCAAAGTACCATAAGGTGAGGTCACTGGGAGATCATGACAAGGGCAGTTCCCCTGGAGCATTTCTTATGGCAGGATTCtgaaaagttctttaaaaatcaacaaaatgGTACCAGTGGATCAAACTACtttctgtcatttaaaatatatacagacCATCCACTTTCATTGGTATTTAAATAGGAGATGGGCTTTGCTGAATGATTTCTCCCAAGAAACATCAGGTTGGTAAAATGGTAATGGGAAAATCTGTTCATGAGAGAAGGCTCCACGTAGGTCAGGCATGCAGGCTGGAACCCATTTCTGGGCACAGGTTCATACTGAGGTCACAAGCCAAAGCTTTTTCAATAGTGGCTTAGAGTCAT
The nucleotide sequence above comes from Heliangelus exortis chromosome 9, bHelExo1.hap1, whole genome shotgun sequence. Encoded proteins:
- the NCEH1 gene encoding neutral cholesterol ester hydrolase 1 → MRAAWVVLMALAALSAYYVYLPLPGTVSDPWKLMLLDATFRAVQQTCHLIHYLRLSHHLIVLNYIICTFDKLKSVSSEDIKITDAVFDGVEVRVFEPPAKQEEKLKRSVVYIHGGGWALASARTSLYNNLCRIMAESLNAVVISVEYRLVPEVWFPEQFHDALRATKHFLQPDVLAEYSVDPNRIAISGDSAGGNLAAAVCQQLSKDENLTVRPKLQALIYPVLQAFDFNTPSYQQNMNMPVLPRYVMINYWIDYLNGNYDLAHSLLINNHTALDVSQAVAFRGRLNWTTLLPSSFKKNYKPVIQTTGKAEIIQEIPALLDVRAVPLLADTETLQLQPKSYILTCENDVLRDDGVMYAKRLEKAGVEVTLDHFDDCFHGCMIFTIWPTDFSAGVQTRNSYIRWLDENL